In the genome of Limanda limanda chromosome 15, fLimLim1.1, whole genome shotgun sequence, one region contains:
- the LOC133020280 gene encoding L-threonine ammonia-lyase codes for MNFAAQFFYSRYLSEQLERLYSPKPAIKDSEENDPFWQRDELRLGPSHLGASHKCGPISNGSASRRLTLIEPERLKDFGEEDLLNGDVKVNDTKEVAAPEFKLQEPPKTRRVSEFRDVPRPPVHYLRFEDISAAAFKIQSGIQKTPCTYSRLSKQYGMEIYLKKEHLHYTGSVKERGVLYLLSSLSQEQQRKGVIVATDCNFSMAVAHHAVELKIPVFVIMPSCCSSPRLRLYRDYGAMVISYGSTGHDSQNHASHLAKENGYLYMEEDESAAYLAGLGTVGMEIYEQVPNLDAVIVPAAGQYGLLAGTAAAIKHLNSKILVIGIEPEGFPLLLQSLKIDSPVKDMHSYPNKKLYGDLVERSLGENTFHMAKKLVNKVITVSEEDSLVAMLRFQEFERSTVDTEGAMGLAAILAGQLPELKGKRVAVVVSSANMELELVRQCMDRALVLDERVSKFSVQLGEWPGDMAKLLDVLSRADVRLLDVCHRRHGDKSDLFNAKVECVVETRDKTQSAQLRKMLTERYPSICWLDR; via the exons CCTGCAATTAAAGACAGCGAGGAGAATGACCCCTTCTGGCAGAG AGATGAGCTGCGTCTGGGCCCCAGTCATCTCGGTGCCTCTCACAAATGTGGCCCCATCAGTAATGGCTCGGCAAGCCGCAGACTCACCCTCATCGAACCAGAGAGGCTGAAGGACTTTGGTGAGGAGGATCTTCTCAACGGGGACGTGAAGGTCAATGACACCAAGGAGGTGGCGGCTCCTGAGTTCAAACTCCAGGAGCCACCAAAAACCAGAAGAGTCAGCGAGTTCCGCGACGTCCCCAGACCTCCCGTCCATTACCTCCGCTTCGAGGACATCAGTGCGGCCGCGTTCAAGATCCAGTCTGGGATCCAGAAGACGCCCTGCACG TACTCCAGACTGTCCAAACAGTACGGGATGGAGATCTACCTGAAGAAGGAGCATCTGCACTACACAGGCTCTGTCAAGGAGAGAGGAGTGCTCTACCTGCTCAGCTCCCTCTCTCAG gagcagcagaggaagggtGTAATCGTGGCCACTGACTGTAACTTCTCCATGGCCGTGGCTCACCATGCAGTGGAGCTGAAGATCCCGGTGTTCGTCATCATGCCGTCGTGCTGCTCCTCCCCTCGCCTCAGGCTCTACAGGGACTACGGCGCCATGGTCATCTCCTACGGCAGCACGGGCCACGACTCCCAGAACCACGCCAGCCATCTGGCCAAGGAGAACGGATACCTCTATATGGAAGA AGATGAAAGTGCAGCGTACCTGGCAGGACTGGGAACTGTGGGCATGGAAATCTACGAACAAGTGCCCAATCTGGACGCGGTGATTGTTCCTGCAGCTGGACAGTACGGTCTGCTGGCCGGCACCGCCGCCGCCATCAAACACCTCAACTCCAAAATTCTAGTCATA GGAATTGAACCAGAAGGTTTCCCTCTGCTGTTACAATCTCTGAAAATAGACAGTCCAGTCAAAGACATGCACAGCTATCCCAACAAGAAGCTCTACGGAG ATCTCGTGGAGCGTTCGCTCGGTGAGAACACCTTCCACATGGCAAAGAAACTGGTAAATAAAGTCATCACTGTCAG TGAGGAGGACTCTCTGGTGGCGATGCTGCGGTTCCAGGAGTTTGAACGCTCCACTgtggacacagagggagccatgGGACTGGCTGCCATCTTGGCCGGACAACTGCCTGAACTCAAAGGAAAAAG ggTGGCTGTGGTGGTGAGCAGTGCCaacatggagctggagctggtgaGGCAGTGTATGGACCGAGCCCTGGTGCTGGACGAGCGGGTCAGCAAGTTCTCCGTGCAGCTGGGCGAGTGGCCGGGAGACATGGCCAAGCTTCTGGACGTCCTGTCCAGAGCAGACGTCAG GTTGTTGGACGTCTGCCATCGGAGACACGGTGACAAGTCCGATCTCTTCAATGCAAAG gtgGAGTGTGTGGTGGAGACCAGGGATAAGACACAGAGCGCTCAGCTGCGTAAGATGCTGACTGAGCGCTACCCTTCTATATGCTGGCTGGACCGGTGA
- the tmem254 gene encoding transmembrane protein 254, with amino-acid sequence MATSDGGDYFKRTSLFWIVSVTLGMSYFTCTVFAPEQIPFESLGVFGSFCKHLVDNYANIMYKGWWAAWVIHAFEAFTALRMCTNKGIHDSATRCLWFIQTFLFGFASLGLLLKYDPERPKQN; translated from the exons atGGCGACGAGTGATGGAGGCGATTATTTTAAAAGAACCAGCCTGTTCTGGATCGTCTCGGTGACACTCGGGATGTCCTATTTCACC TGCACCGTGTTTGCACCAGAACAAATCCCATTTGAGAGCCTTGGTGTCTTCGGCAGCTTCTGCAAACACCTTGTGGATAATTATGCAAACATCATGTACAAAGG GTGGTGGGCAGCCTGGGTTATCCATGCCTTCGAGGCCTTTACTGCTCTCAGGATGTGCAC CAACAAAGGGATCCACGACTCAGCCACTCGCTGCCTGTGGTTCATTCAGACCTTCCTGTTTGGCTTCGCCTCCCTCGGCCTGCTCCTCAAGTACGACCCCGAGCGTCCCAAACAGAACtga